CCCACATTTGAAGCAATTGATCCAGTGCGTGGCATTACTAATCACAGCTCGGGCAAGATGGGCTTTGCAATCGCAAGAGCTGCTGTTGAAGCTGGTGCCCAAGTTCATTTGATTGCTGGACCATGTGATCTCAATACCCCACTTGAAGCTACTGGACAAATTACCCGTACCAACGTGGTTAGCGCCAAAGAAATGCATGCAGCCACTCTGAGCGCAACTGACTGCGACGTTTTCTTTGCAGTCGCCGCCGTTGCTGACTGGGGCATTGCTAAGCCTGCCAAAGAAAAGATCAAGCGCCAGGGTAACCAAGCACCCCATCTAGAGTTTTCAGCGAACCCAGACATTCTGCTTGATGTTGCTAAGACAGTGAAAGCTAAAGGTGGTAAGCCGCACCCCTATTGCGTAGGCTTTGCAGCAGAGTCAACCGATCTAGAAAAGCATGCCGATGAGAAGCGCCAGCGCAAAGCTATCCCAATGATTGTTGGCAACATTGGTCCCGATACATTCGGCAGCGACCTTAATCAATTACTCGTAATGGATGACAGCGGTAGCAAAAAAATTGCTAAGGCAGAAAAACTACAGTTAGCACGTCAACTGATTCAGTTAGTTGCCAAGAAAATTTAATTCCCCGTTTTAGGAAATCATATGCAATCCCTTCAAGTCAAAATTCTCGATGAACGTATGCGCGACCAGTTGCCAAACTATGGCACCCCTGGAAGTGCTGGATTAGATCTGCGTGCCTGTATTGACGAAGCGATCGAAATTACCCCCGGTCAAACGGTACTTGTGCCCACTGGATTAGCAATCTATGTTGAAGATCCGCGCTATGCCGCATTTATTCTGCCGCGTTCTGGCTTAGGCCATAAGCACGGTATTGTGCTCGGTAACCTAGTTGGCTTAATTGACTCTGACTATCAAGGTCAACTCATGGTGAGCACCTGGAATCGCGGCTCCACCACATTCAAGCTCGAGCCGATGGAGCGTTTGGCTCAGTTGGTTGTCATGCCGGTACAACAAGTAGAGCTCAAGGTAGTTGAAGAGTTCACCGAGAGCAGTCGTGGCGCCGGCGGCTTTGGTAGCACAGGGCGCGCCTAGTCAAAAATTCTAACGGGTGGTATTCAAGACTCTTTTGCGACTAAACGCTAAGGGCAGAAAACCTAGAAGCAAACCTCCAACTCCCGTCATGATGGTAAATGCATCAAAAGTGGGGATGCTGTAAATAGCAACGAACACCATGAATGCGCCTGAGAACCCAGGCCATATGACATATGCCATGGCTGATCCGAAGCCGGCATTGAGTTTTTTCCTGTAATGCCATGCACAAGCAAAGCCAGTCAAACTCATATAAAAACAAATCTGAAATCCAATTGCCAAAATGGAGCTGGTCAAGATTGCTTTCACTGAAGGCATAAAGGATGAGGAAAAAAGTAATGCCACTCCTAAAAACCAAATAACAAAAGTAGCTACCCAAGGCGTCTTGTATTGGCCATGCACTTTTGCGTAGACTGGATGCAACATACCATCTCGCGCCATTGCAAACATGCTGCGACTGAACTGCAAAATTTGAGTTTCTATCGTTCCAACCGTGCTAAATATGGTGCAAAAGACCGCCAGATAACTCCAGGGTGCCGGGAATAATTTATTGGCGATTGCAAAAAGGACATTGGTGCCAGAGTCGGCAATTTCACTATCGGTTAAGACCATTAAAACCACAACCATCATCAGCACAAAGAAAAGCATCATATTCAGTACTGACCAAAATGCCCCCTTACCTGCAGCCCCATCTGCGTTTTTTTGACCACCCTTACTCTCTTCACTTAAATTCATGGTGACATCCCATCCCCAAAAGAAAAAGATGGCCGTCAGCGCACCCGTAGCAAATAGCTGCGGAGAAAATGAGAGTGGAGAAATCCATACAAAGGAAGGTGGGTGTGCTGGACTTGACCAGTAACTCATCAGTCCACCAGCAATCAGCACGAATAAAATTACTGACTCAAAAAGGGTGAGGGTAATTTGCATAAAGCTCGAGTGCTTTATACCGCGCCCAACAATTAATGAAACCACCGTCAACCAGACGGCAGCTATTGCGGAAATGAGTTGGGTGTTTTCAGCCTGATCAGGAGCGATAAGCAGCAAGGTGGAGCTAGCCGCAGGAATGGTTGCCGAAACCATGAAAAAAATAGAGGCAATTAATAAACCCCAGCCAGCAAAGAATCCCCAAGCAGGTCCAAAAACATGACCCACCCAAGCATAGGCAGCACCAGCGTTAGGCTGAATCTTGCTCAAATGAATGAAAGCTAAGGTGATCCCAAACATAATGAGACCGCAATACAAGATGCTTCCTACAGATAAAACACCAACCGAGGCAACAATAGCGGCGCTAGTTACGGCAACGCTAAAGGCGGGTGCAGTCCCCGCAATACCCATAATGATTGACTCAAATACGCCTAGTGAATTTTTTGCCAAACCATCGGATGAGCTCATATATAAAAATATTGCTTAAATTGCCTAAAGGAAAGATTCTATTCTTAAATAACCTGAGCGCCGAACTTCAGCGCATTGCTTGCAAACGAGCAATAAAAAAGCCACCCGAAGGTGGCTCTTCTTAGGTTACAAATTACTTACTTGCGAATATGGGCCTTACGAGCCGCATCTTGTGACATGCCTGCACCAGCGCCTTCACGAGATTCTTTTTCAGCAGTAATTTCTTTACGGCGCTCCTTACAAGAACCAGCAATCTCCTGCAAAGCCTTACGAGCGCGCGCTGCAGAAGCTTTAATACCTTTGCCTTGAAACTTTTCATTTTCAGCTTTGTAGTTTTCAAAAGCCTCTAATAATTTATCGTGATGAGACATATCTTCCTTTTTTGGGTTTTTTATTTAAAAAATTAGTGAATTAAATTTCTTCAGCAGGCGCTACATCAGCTTTAGAACGCTTTCCTGGTAGCACTGGAGCATCAAAGTTCAATAGGACTTTGCCATCAGCATCAATATCAACATCCACATGGCCGCCTTGAGCTAACTTACCAAACAATAGCTCATCAGCAAGCGCTTTACGCACAGTGTCTTGAATGATGCGTTGCATCGGGCGAGCGCCCATTAAAGGATCGAAGCCATGCTTGGCTAAATGAGCTCGCAAGGCAGGACTAAAGGTTGCATCTACCTTCTTCTCATGGAGTTGCTCCTCTAACTGCATCAAGAACTTATCAACCACGCGCATGATGATCGACTCATCAAGAGCTTTAAAGGAAACAATGGCATCCAAGCGATTGCGGAATTCTGGCGTAAAGAACTTCTTGATATCGGCCATCTCATCACCAGACTCACGCGCATTCGTAAAGCCAATGGTTGATTTCTGCATTGCCTCAGCCCCGGCATTAGTGGTCATGATGATAATCACGTTACGGAAATCAGTCTTACGACCGTTGTTATCCGTCAAAGTGCCATGATCCATCACCTGCAAGAGAATATTGAAAATATCTGGATGAGCTTTTTCAATTTCATCAAGCAAGAGCACACAATGCGGTTTCTTATTTACGGCCTCAGTGAGTAAGCCGCCCTGATCAAATCCTACATAACCTGGAGGCGCACCAATCAAACGACTCACTGCATGACGCTCCATGTACTCGGACATATCAAAACGGAGCAACTCAATACCCAAAATATAGGCAAGCTGTTTGGCAACTTCAGTCTTACCAACACCAGTTGGTCCGGAGAACAAGAATGAACCAATTGGACGATCGATCTTGCCTAGACCAGCACGAGTCATTTTGATAGCACTAGCCAAGGCCTCGATCGCAGGATCTTGACCGAAGACCACACTCTTAATGTCACGATCCAGAGTTTGCAACTTACTGCGGTCATCGACTGTGACTGATTGTGGCGGTATGCGCGCAATCTTTGCCACAATTTCTTCAATCTCTGGGCGACCAATAGTTTTCTTCTGCTTGGACTTAGGCAAAATACGTTGAGCAGCACCGGCCTCATCTATCACGTCAATCGCCTTATCTGGCAAATGACGATCATTGATATAGCGCGCAGAAAGTTCTGCGGCAGCGACTAAAGCGCCAGCCGCATACTTCACGCTGTGATGCTCCTCAAAGCGAGACTTTAAGCCACGCAAGATTTGCACTGTTTGATCTACAGTTGGCTCTACGACATCCACCTTCTGGAAGCGACGCGATAAAGCCGCATCCTTTTCAAAGATGCCACGATATTCCGTAAAGGTGGTTGCGCCAATGCATTTCAACTGGCCATTTGACAAAGCGGGCTTTAATAAATTACTCGCATCTAATGTACCGCCAGAAGCTGCGCCAGCTCCAATCAGCGTATGAATCTCATCAATAAACAATACACCATGAGTATGATCTTTGAGTGACTTGAGTACGCTCTTCAAGCGCTGCTCAAAATCACCGCGGTATTTAGTGCCCGCTAAAAGAGCGCCCATGTCTAAGGAGTAAACAGTAGCATTAGCCAAAATATCCGGCACATCGCCCTTCACAATTCTCCAGGCCAAACCCTCAGCAATTGCTGTCTTACCTACGCCAGCCTCGCCCACCAATAACGGATTATTTTTGCGACGACGGCAGAGCACTTGAATCACGCGCTCTACCTCGCTCTCGCGCCCAATTAATGGGTCAATCTTGCCTTGACGGGCCATCACATTAAGGTTCTGGGTGTATTGCTCAAGAGGGCTTTCTTTACCAGAAGAGGCGGATTCTTCAGTCTCCTGCGAAGGCTCAACGGGCTTTACATGCTCCGACTGATCTTTACGCACACCATGACTGATGAAGTTCACGACATCTAAGCGTGTCACACCCTGCTGTTGCAAGAAATAAACTGCATGCGAATCTTTTTCGCCGAAGATGGCAACCAGCACATTTGCGCCAGTCACTTCTTTCTTACCATTTGATGTTGACTGCACATGCATGATGGCGCGCTGAATCACACGCTGAAATCCCAGCGTGGGTTGCGTATCAACCTCATCATTGCCTGGCACAACAGGTGTGTTGTCATTAATAAAGTTTTTGAGTTGAGCGCGTAGTTCTGCGATATTGACTGCGCAAGCCTTTAAGACTTCGACCGCAGTAGCGTTATCCAGCAAGGCCGCGAGCAAATGCTCGACTGTGATGAACTCATGTCGCGATGCCCTTGCGTCAACAAACGCCATGTGCAAACTCACTTCTAATTCTTGGGCAATCATGCTTCCTCCATAGTGCACTGTAGTGGGTGACCCGCTTCACGGGAGAGTTCGATAACTTGATGCACTTTCGTAGCGGCAACATCGCGGGTAAATACTCCGCAAACACCCTTGCCAACTAAATGTACTTGCAACATGATGCGTGTAGCTGTTTCATGATCCTTATTAAAATACTCCTGAATCACCATCACCACAAATTCCATTGGCGTGTAATCGTCATTCATTAATAAAACTTTATACATCGAAGGCGCCTTAACTTGCTCGATTTGCTTTTCGAGCAGTAGGGTGTCTTCAATGTACGGATTGCTGGGGTTGCCAGTGGTGGGATTTTTGGGAGCGCGACTCATGAGAAACATTCTAAACACAGATATCCAAACTTTAATTTACAGGGGTCATGTTGCGAAAAACACGAAAAAACCCCTCCTAAACCCATATTGGGGCATTTTTCTATAAAAAAAGGGGTAATTACTAGGGGGTAGGGGCATATAACTCCTTGACACCCCTCCAAAAAGGGCAAACAATCGGGGGGTAGGCTTCAAAAGAGGTTCTATTTAGGCGTGTTGTGGATTGAGACTGATTAAAAAGTATTTACCCTCATCACGGTTGTTTTAAGTTTATGTAATGGAGTTCGCATGGCGACCGGAATTGTTAAGTGGTTCAATGATGCAAAAGGTTTTGGCTTTATCAAACCTGATGATGGTGAAGAAGAGTTGTTCGCGCATTTCAGCGCAATTACTATGCCTGGGTTCAAAACCCTCAAGGAAAACCAAAAGGTAACGTTTGACATTACCCAAGGCCCTAAAGGCAAGCAAGCTACCAATATCCAAGCGGCTTAATAGTCCTTAGATCATTATTAAAAACCCAGGACTTGTTCCTGGGTTTTTTTTCGCCTGCAATTTCCCTCACTTAAAATACGAAGCATGTCTATATCAATCCCTAGTACCTCAACATTCTTGCGCCAAGCATTTTCTACTGCGCTCTTTCTTTGCTCCACCCTAACGCTCGCCCAGGTTAACG
This region of Polynucleobacter sp. JS-JIR-II-50 genomic DNA includes:
- the clpS gene encoding ATP-dependent Clp protease adapter ClpS: MFLMSRAPKNPTTGNPSNPYIEDTLLLEKQIEQVKAPSMYKVLLMNDDYTPMEFVVMVIQEYFNKDHETATRIMLQVHLVGKGVCGVFTRDVAATKVHQVIELSREAGHPLQCTMEEA
- the clpA gene encoding ATP-dependent Clp protease ATP-binding subunit ClpA, which translates into the protein MIAQELEVSLHMAFVDARASRHEFITVEHLLAALLDNATAVEVLKACAVNIAELRAQLKNFINDNTPVVPGNDEVDTQPTLGFQRVIQRAIMHVQSTSNGKKEVTGANVLVAIFGEKDSHAVYFLQQQGVTRLDVVNFISHGVRKDQSEHVKPVEPSQETEESASSGKESPLEQYTQNLNVMARQGKIDPLIGRESEVERVIQVLCRRRKNNPLLVGEAGVGKTAIAEGLAWRIVKGDVPDILANATVYSLDMGALLAGTKYRGDFEQRLKSVLKSLKDHTHGVLFIDEIHTLIGAGAASGGTLDASNLLKPALSNGQLKCIGATTFTEYRGIFEKDAALSRRFQKVDVVEPTVDQTVQILRGLKSRFEEHHSVKYAAGALVAAAELSARYINDRHLPDKAIDVIDEAGAAQRILPKSKQKKTIGRPEIEEIVAKIARIPPQSVTVDDRSKLQTLDRDIKSVVFGQDPAIEALASAIKMTRAGLGKIDRPIGSFLFSGPTGVGKTEVAKQLAYILGIELLRFDMSEYMERHAVSRLIGAPPGYVGFDQGGLLTEAVNKKPHCVLLLDEIEKAHPDIFNILLQVMDHGTLTDNNGRKTDFRNVIIIMTTNAGAEAMQKSTIGFTNARESGDEMADIKKFFTPEFRNRLDAIVSFKALDESIIMRVVDKFLMQLEEQLHEKKVDATFSPALRAHLAKHGFDPLMGARPMQRIIQDTVRKALADELLFGKLAQGGHVDVDIDADGKVLLNFDAPVLPGKRSKADVAPAEEI
- a CDS encoding APC family permease codes for the protein MSSSDGLAKNSLGVFESIIMGIAGTAPAFSVAVTSAAIVASVGVLSVGSILYCGLIMFGITLAFIHLSKIQPNAGAAYAWVGHVFGPAWGFFAGWGLLIASIFFMVSATIPAASSTLLLIAPDQAENTQLISAIAAVWLTVVSLIVGRGIKHSSFMQITLTLFESVILFVLIAGGLMSYWSSPAHPPSFVWISPLSFSPQLFATGALTAIFFFWGWDVTMNLSEESKGGQKNADGAAGKGAFWSVLNMMLFFVLMMVVVLMVLTDSEIADSGTNVLFAIANKLFPAPWSYLAVFCTIFSTVGTIETQILQFSRSMFAMARDGMLHPVYAKVHGQYKTPWVATFVIWFLGVALLFSSSFMPSVKAILTSSILAIGFQICFYMSLTGFACAWHYRKKLNAGFGSAMAYVIWPGFSGAFMVFVAIYSIPTFDAFTIMTGVGGLLLGFLPLAFSRKRVLNTTR
- the coaBC gene encoding bifunctional phosphopantothenoylcysteine decarboxylase/phosphopantothenate--cysteine ligase CoaBC; protein product: MQSLINKKIVLGISGGIAAYKAPELARQLMQEGASVQVVMTEAAQQFVTPVTMQALTGNPVYLSQWDSTIPNNMAHIELSRSADAILIAPASADLMAKLSLGLADDLLTTLCLARDCPLLLTPAMNKQMWEHAATQRSVKRLVDDGVTLLGPASGFQACGEVGMGRMLEPSEITEQVIAFFQKKSLAGKKVLITAGPTFEAIDPVRGITNHSSGKMGFAIARAAVEAGAQVHLIAGPCDLNTPLEATGQITRTNVVSAKEMHAATLSATDCDVFFAVAAVADWGIAKPAKEKIKRQGNQAPHLEFSANPDILLDVAKTVKAKGGKPHPYCVGFAAESTDLEKHADEKRQRKAIPMIVGNIGPDTFGSDLNQLLVMDDSGSKKIAKAEKLQLARQLIQLVAKKI
- the dut gene encoding dUTP diphosphatase, producing MQSLQVKILDERMRDQLPNYGTPGSAGLDLRACIDEAIEITPGQTVLVPTGLAIYVEDPRYAAFILPRSGLGHKHGIVLGNLVGLIDSDYQGQLMVSTWNRGSTTFKLEPMERLAQLVVMPVQQVELKVVEEFTESSRGAGGFGSTGRA
- a CDS encoding cold-shock protein, whose product is MATGIVKWFNDAKGFGFIKPDDGEEELFAHFSAITMPGFKTLKENQKVTFDITQGPKGKQATNIQAA